One Candidatus Binatia bacterium DNA segment encodes these proteins:
- a CDS encoding DUF481 domain-containing protein, whose protein sequence is MQNFPFLSTITLPARLAVFGLLGALALAAPQAAEAIDSLDAGQSTLTGELVDIVDDKANFAIDGTDSSVAVATDELKNLTTTEPRLIIFGEHESVLGRLDGIREGNLEIRTENGRSVQVPLSEIVSLGSPAAGEFDQWTRDNLRFWSGSLDLSASTSQATTDTTQILFGAAAQRDSEKSQLKVGVSYRYGTQKEDNAPKQTNLDEAVGTLNLRYTVWDHIFVFGDMAATYNAIQKLSLRAQPSAGAGWDFIDNDQGRVSAKAGFGWVFESYFGGDENEYAALALGLDTQWDLPLDSTLTAELNYLPALNAFADNYLLQARVSYTVPVISILNFKVQITDDYNNRPAAGTQPNSFYFNVGLSVSL, encoded by the coding sequence ATGCAAAATTTTCCCTTCCTCAGCACGATCACTCTCCCAGCGCGACTCGCCGTCTTCGGGCTCCTTGGGGCGCTGGCGCTGGCGGCGCCGCAGGCCGCAGAAGCGATCGACTCGCTGGATGCTGGCCAGTCAACTCTGACCGGGGAGCTTGTCGACATTGTTGACGACAAAGCCAATTTCGCCATCGACGGGACCGACAGCAGCGTGGCGGTTGCGACTGACGAATTGAAAAATCTCACCACGACCGAGCCCCGATTGATCATCTTCGGCGAACACGAATCTGTGCTGGGTCGTCTCGACGGCATCAGGGAAGGAAACCTCGAGATCCGCACAGAGAACGGCCGCTCGGTACAAGTCCCGCTGTCGGAGATCGTATCCCTCGGTAGCCCCGCGGCAGGCGAGTTCGACCAATGGACCCGCGACAATCTGCGGTTTTGGAGCGGCTCCCTCGACCTTTCCGCTTCCACATCGCAGGCGACCACAGATACGACGCAAATTCTTTTCGGCGCTGCGGCGCAACGAGATTCCGAGAAATCTCAATTGAAGGTCGGGGTCAGCTACCGCTACGGGACGCAAAAAGAGGACAATGCGCCCAAGCAGACCAATCTCGACGAAGCGGTGGGCACCCTCAATCTTCGCTACACCGTTTGGGACCATATCTTCGTTTTTGGGGATATGGCCGCGACGTATAACGCGATTCAGAAACTCAGCCTCCGCGCCCAACCGAGCGCCGGTGCTGGCTGGGATTTCATTGATAATGACCAGGGCCGGGTAAGCGCCAAGGCTGGCTTTGGTTGGGTTTTCGAAAGTTATTTCGGCGGCGATGAAAATGAATATGCCGCCCTGGCGCTGGGTCTCGATACCCAATGGGATCTGCCTCTCGACAGCACGCTCACGGCCGAGTTGAACTACCTCCCCGCCCTGAATGCGTTTGCCGATAATTACCTTCTACAAGCCCGTGTAAGCTACACGGTTCCCGTGATCTCGATTCTGAACTTCAAGGTACAAATCACCGACGATTATAATAATCGTCCAGCAGCGGGGACGCAGCCCAATAGCTTCTACTTCAACGTCGGGCTCTCGGTCAGCTTGTAA